A DNA window from Daucus carota subsp. sativus chromosome 3, DH1 v3.0, whole genome shotgun sequence contains the following coding sequences:
- the LOC108213024 gene encoding leucine-rich repeat extensin-like protein 4, giving the protein MFKILAILVVLLQIIGATEAAFGVGVGVGIGGRGGGVWVGSGGTNSPNPYDSSSASRLSNAYTALQAWKSAIKDDPLGILKTWVGSNVCDYKGVFCADLQDNMGSGSVVTVVAGIDLNHANLQGTLVKELSLLTDMSLLHLNTNRFSGSVPDTFRDLTSLTELDLSNNHFAGPFPTQTIYIPNLLYLDLRFNSFQGPIPDDIFNKRLDAIFLNNNLFDGEIPQNLGNSPASVINLANNKLTGDIPFSFGYMSPKLKEVLFLNNQLTGCIPEGVGLWSDLQVFDVSFNSLMGHLPDSISCLNEIEVLNLGHNMISGVLPEMVCELRSLINLTVAYNFLSGFDQECSKLFFRNVGFDFTSNCIPGREMQRPQPECSAIPGGSLSCLRIPGAKPLVCGQLFEAKQATTSSSP; this is encoded by the coding sequence ATGTTCAAGATTTTGGCCATTCTTGTGGTGCTGCTGCAGATCATAGGAGCCACTGAAGCTGCATTTGGTGTGGGTGTGGGGGTGGGCATAGGGGGTAGGGGCGGGGGTGTGTGGGTTGGGAGTGGTGGAACCAACAGCCCAAACCCATATGACTCTTCATCAGCCTCAAGGCTCAGTAATGCTTATACTGCACTTCAAGCATGGAAGTCTGCAATAAAAGATGACCCTTTGGGAATCTTGAAAACATGGGTGGGCTCAAATGTGTGTGACTATAAAGGTGTGTTTTGTGCAGATCTTCAAGATAACATGGGGAGTGGCTCAGTGGTAACTGTGGTTGCAGGCATAGATCTCAACCATGCTAATCTACAAGGCACACTTGTGAAAGAGCTTTCTTTGCTTACAGATATGTCTCTGCTGCACCTCAACACTAACAGATTCAGTGGCTCAGTTCCTGACACTTTTAGGGACTTGACATCACTCACTGAACTAGACCTCAGTAACAACCATTTTGCTGGGCCTTTCCCAACTCAAACTATCTACATTCCAAATCTTCTTTATCTAGACCTCAGATTCAACAGCTTCCAAGGGCCTATTCCTGATGACATTTTCAACAAGAGGCTTGATGcaatttttctgaataataactTGTTTGATGGTGAAATTCCGCAGAATCTCGGAAACTCACCAGCCTCAGTTATCAATTTGGCCAACAATAAGCTCACTGGTGACATTCCCTTTAGCTTTGGTTACATGAGTCCAAAACTAAAGGAGGTTCTGTTCTTGAACAATCAGCTCACAGGCTGCATTCCTGAAGGGGTTGGATTATGGTCAGATTTACAAGTTTTTGATGTGAGTTTCAATTCTTTGATGGGCCATTTACCGGACTCGATATCGTGCTTAAATGAGATTGAAGTTCTCAACTTAGGACACAACATGATATCAGGGGTCTTGCCAGAAATGGTCTGTGAGCTCAGAAGTTTGATTAATTTGACAGtagcttacaatttcttatcAGGGTTTGATCAAGAATGTAGCAAGCTTTTTTTCAGGAATGTGGGGTTTGATTTCACTTCAAATTGTATTCCAGGGAGGGAGATGCAGAGGCCTCAGCCAGAATGTTCTGCAATTCCTGGTGGGAGTTTAAGTTGCCTCAGAATTCCTGGAGCAAAGCCTCTTGTTTGTGGGCAATTATTTGAAGCCAAACAGGCCACTACTTCATCATCTCCATGA
- the LOC108213047 gene encoding acid phosphatase 1 isoform X1: MASDQTHLTLLLLFTLISPILSHSIIQQFTKPLLHFTSANTLYCDSWRFSVETNDAGSWSTIPEKCIDYVKDYMTGDRYTSDSEVVADDSLEYAKTVELTGKDAWVFDVDETLLSNLPYYADNGFGSQIYDEESFNNWVEMSEAPSLPASLRLYNELEEMGITVFLLTGRDEYQRNVTEKNLLQAGFSNWKKLFLRGTSDKGKAASVYKSEKRMELVDEGYVIHGCSGDQWSDLSGYAVATRSFKLPNPMYYIA; this comes from the exons ATGGCCTCCGACCAAACCCACCTCACACTTCTCCTCCTCTTCACTCTCATCTCTCCCATTCTCTCCCACTCAATAATCCAACAATTCACAAAACCCCTCTTGCATTTCACCTCAGCCAACACTCTCTACTGTGATAGCTGGAGATTCAGTGTTGAAACCAATGATGCTGGAAGCTGGAGCACCATTCCCGAGAAATGTATTGACTATGTCAAGGATTACATGACTGGGGACAGATATACATCTGATTCTGAGGTGGTTGCTGATGATTCATTGGAGTATGCTAAGACTGTGGAGCTCACTGGGAAGGATGCTTGGGTTTTTGATGTTGATGAGACCCTTTTGTCGAATCTGCCTTATTATGCTGATAATGGATTTGG CTCACAAATTTATGATGAAGAGTCCTTCAATAACTGGGTGGAGATGAGTGAGGCCCCCAGCCTGCCAGCAAGTTTGAGATTGTACAATGAGCTTGAAGAGATGGGAATTACTGTATTTTTATTAACCGGACGGGATGAATATCAACGAAATGTTACTGAGAAAAATTTACTACAAGCGGGATTCAGCAACTGGAAAAAACTTTTCTTAAG GGGAACCTCGGATAAAGGCAAAGCAGCCAGCGTTTACAAGTCTGAAAAGAGAATGGAACTGGTAGATGAAGGTTATGTTATCCATGGCTGCTCTGGAGATCAATGGAGCGACCTCTCTGGTTATGCAGTGGCTACACGGTCCTTCAAGCTCCCTAACCCAATGTACTACATTGCCTGA
- the LOC108213047 gene encoding acid phosphatase 1 isoform X2 → MASDQTHLTLLFLFTLISPILSHSIIQQFTKPHLLFTLANTLYCDSWRFSVETNDAGSWSFTPEKCIDYVKDYMTGDRYISDSEVVADDSLEYAKTVELTGKDAWVFDIDETLLSNLPYYADKGFDSQIYDEESFNNWVEMSEAPSLPASLRLYNELEEMGITVFLLTGRDEYQRNVTEKNLLQAGFSNWKKLFLRGTSDKGKAASVYKSEKRMELVDEGYVIHGCSGDQWSDLSGYAVATRSFKLPNPMYYIA, encoded by the exons ATGGCCTCTGACCAAACCCACCTCACACTTCTCTTCCTCTTCACTCTAATCTCTCCCATTCTCTCCCACTCAATAATCCAACAATTCACAAAACCCCACTTGCTTTTCACCTTAGCCAACACTCTCTACTGTGATAGCTGGAGATTCAGTGTTGAAACCAATGATGCTGGAAGCTGGAGCTTCACTCCTGAGAAATGTATTGACTATGTCAAGGATTACATGACTGGGGACAGATATATATCTGATTCTGAGGTGGTTGCTGATGATTCATTGGAGTATGCTAAGACTGTGGAGCTCACTGGGAAGGATGCTTGGGTTTTTGATATTGATGAGACCCTTTTGTCTAATCTGCCTTATTATGCTGATAAGGGATTTGA CTCACAAATTTATGATGAAGAGTCCTTCAATAACTGGGTGGAGATGAGTGAGGCCCCCAGCCTGCCAGCAAGTTTGAGATTGTACAATGAGCTTGAAGAGATGGGAATTACTGTATTTTTATTAACCGGACGGGATGAATATCAACGAAATGTTACTGAGAAAAATTTACTACAAGCGGGATTCAGCAACTGGAAAAAACTTTTCTTAAG GGGAACCTCGGATAAAGGCAAAGCAGCCAGCGTTTACAAGTCTGAAAAGAGAATGGAACTGGTAGATGAAGGTTATGTTATCCATGGCTGCTCTGGAGATCAATGGAGCGACCTCTCTGGTTATGCAGTGGCTACACGGTCCTTCAAGCTCCCTAACCCAATGTACTACATTGCCTGA
- the LOC108213047 gene encoding acid phosphatase 1 isoform X3 translates to MASDQTHLTLLLLFTLISPILSHSIIQQFTKPLLHFTSANTLYCDSWRFSVETNDAGSWSTIPEKCIDYVKDYMTGDRYTSDSEVVADDSLEYAKTVELTGKDAWVFDVDETLLSNLPYYADNGFGSQIYDEESFNNWVEMSEAPSLPASLRLYNELEEMGITVFLLTGRDEYQRNVTEKNLLQAGFSNWKKLFLRPPFNLITRVKPETLECPKHLPNWGNLG, encoded by the exons ATGGCCTCCGACCAAACCCACCTCACACTTCTCCTCCTCTTCACTCTCATCTCTCCCATTCTCTCCCACTCAATAATCCAACAATTCACAAAACCCCTCTTGCATTTCACCTCAGCCAACACTCTCTACTGTGATAGCTGGAGATTCAGTGTTGAAACCAATGATGCTGGAAGCTGGAGCACCATTCCCGAGAAATGTATTGACTATGTCAAGGATTACATGACTGGGGACAGATATACATCTGATTCTGAGGTGGTTGCTGATGATTCATTGGAGTATGCTAAGACTGTGGAGCTCACTGGGAAGGATGCTTGGGTTTTTGATGTTGATGAGACCCTTTTGTCGAATCTGCCTTATTATGCTGATAATGGATTTGG CTCACAAATTTATGATGAAGAGTCCTTCAATAACTGGGTGGAGATGAGTGAGGCCCCCAGCCTGCCAGCAAGTTTGAGATTGTACAATGAGCTTGAAGAGATGGGAATTACTGTATTTTTATTAACCGGACGGGATGAATATCAACGAAATGTTACTGAGAAAAATTTACTACAAGCGGGATTCAGCAACTGGAAAAAACTTTTCTTAAG ACCTCCTTTTAATCTGATCACCAGAGTTAAACCAGAAACACTTGAATGTCCCAAACATCTACCGAACTGG GGGAACCTCGGATAA
- the LOC108212758 gene encoding uncharacterized protein LOC108212758, whose protein sequence is MFDGLFCISFSSREFEYSEHDCYRIGDNLYLWNPICRKSKRLPGLELSTSGVSFGQYGGVSFGYYGGDYKVIVISSCTGCKYFVSIYSLSSHCWNVIRTNCYYQEVSDFTIHHPTRFVYGTAYMITAMRRTAFSYLPLMVWFDLRDETIQQLKCPEEFVHYGSCYTIEAYGESIAVFGCGIREDHERYLDMWTFLRDKDSSKSSWEKKLVIKMKNGLYTNFPLGFRLLRQW, encoded by the coding sequence ATGTTTGATGGGTTGTTTTGTATTTCTTTTTCCTCGAGAGAATTTGAGTATAGTGAACATGATTGTTATCGTATAGGAGATAATTTGTATCTATGGAACCCGATATGTAGAAAATCTAAAAGGCTTCCGGGACTTGAACTCTCGACCTCTGGTGTGAGCTTTGGGCAATATGGTGGTGTGAGCTTTGGGTATTATGGTGGTGATTATAAAGTGATAGTAATTTCTTCGTGTACTGGTTGTAAATATTTTGTTTCCATTTACAGCTTAAGTAGTCATTGTTGGAACGTTATTCGTACTAATTGTTATTATCAAGAGGTTAGTGATTTTACTATTCACCATCCTACCAGGTTTGTATATGGTACTGCATATATGATAACAGCTATGCGAAGGACAGCATTTTCATATCTACCGCTGATGGTATGGTTTGATTTACGCGATGAGACTATCCAACAGTTGAAGTGTCCGGAAGAATTTGTTCATTATGGTTCTTGCTATACCATTGAAGCGTATGGAGAATCAATTGCTGTTTTCGGATGTGGTATTAGAGAGGATCATGAGCGGTATCTTGACATGTGGACATTTTTAAGAGACAAGGACTCATCCAAATCAAGCTGGGAAAAGAAGCTGGTTATTAAGATGAAAAATGGGTTGTATACTAATTTTCCATTAGGCTTCAGGCTTCTTAGACAATGGTAA
- the LOC108213018 gene encoding uncharacterized protein LOC108213018: MFPRLSPPLIPHILTTLSSHTINFFRSIFGLARSNTQCQIPAMDPCPFVRLIVESLTLKLPLATKSAAGSGVHPSTTPCFCKLRLKNFPSQTTLIPLSSTEASASATSFPGFHLDPATLRRLSEKSVHVTLFVYTGRMGRTCGLSSGKLLGKVSVGVKLDDSVVLGPVVFKDGWLKLGNEHANSTSTAELHVVVRSEPDPRYVFQFGGEPECSPVVFQIQGNIRQPVFSCKFSADRNSRSRSLPSDFTTNRRVWMRTFSGEREKPGRERKGWMITIHDILGSSVASASMITPFVPSPGTDCVSRSNPGAWLIFRPHGLSMKPWGRLQAWRERGSIDGLGYKFELVNDTGLTSGIPIAQGTINLQNGGQFSIENTVKDSGIASLFPGRGFVMGSTVEGEGKVSKPTVMVGVKHVTCMSDAALFIALSAAIDLSMDACRLFSHKLGKEFMHDDHDTFS; this comes from the exons ATGTTTCCCAGGCTCTCTCCCCCTCTAATTCCACACATTCTCACGACACTCTCATCTCACACGATCAATTTTTTCAGATCGATTTTCGGtttagcaagaagcaacactcagtgtcaaATTCCGGCGATGGATCCGTGTCCGTTTGTACGTCTGATAGTAGAATCACTAACTCTGAAACTCCCGCTAGCCACTAAATCTGCTGCAGGCTCCGGGGTGCACCCTTCGACAACGCCTTGTTTTTGCAAGCTTCGGCTCAAGAATTTCCCTTCACAAACCACTCTCATTCCCCTGTCATCCACGGAGGCTTCGGCATCAGCAACTTCCTTCCCGGGCTTCCATCTCGACCCTGCAACGCTTCGTAGGTTATCTGAAAAATCTGTGCACGTCACGCTCTTTGTTTACACAGGCCGCATGGGAAGAACATGCGGCCTGAGCAGTGGAAAGCTACTAGGCAAAGTTAGTGTTGGTGTCAAACTAGATGACAGCGTTGTTTTAGGACCTGTCGTGTTTAAAGATGGCTGGTTGAAGCTCGGGAATGAGCATGCGAATAGTACTAGTACTGCTGAGTTGCATGTCGTGGTCCGGTCTGAACCGGACCCGAGGTACGTTTTTCAGTTCGGGGGTGAACCGGAGTGTAGTCCGGTGGTTTTTCAGATACAGGGGAACATTCGACAGCCTGTTTTTAGTTGCAAGTTTAGTGCTGATCGGAACTCTAGATCAAG GTCTCTTCCATCAGATTTCACGACGAACAGGAGAGTATGGATGAGGACATTTTCAGGGGAACGAGAGAAGCCGGGAAGGGAAAGGAAGGGGTGGATGATTACAATCCACGACATATTAGGCTCGTCTGTGGCATCCGCTTCAATGATCACTCCTTTCGTGCCATCACCAGGGACTGATTGTGTGTCTCGATCAAATCCTGGTGCTTGGCTCATTTTTCGTCCCCATGGACTCTCAATGAAGCCATGGGGACGTCTCCAGGCTTGGAGGGAAAGGGGATCAATCGACGGGTTGGGGTACAAGTTTGAGCTTGTCAATGACACTGGCCTAACTAGCGGCATTCCCATTGCTCAAGGTACAATAAATTTACAAAACGGAGGGCAATTCAGCATTGAAAACACCGTTAAAGACTCTGGAATAGCTTCATTGTTTCCAGGCAGGGGATTTGTAATGGGTTCAACCGTGGAAGGCGAAGGAAAGGTGAGTAAGCCGACGGTTATGGTGGGAGTGAAGCATGTAACTTGTATGTCTGATGCTGCTCTATTTATCGCTCTTTCTGCTGCTATCGATCTCAGTATGGATGCTTGTAGACTTTTCTCTCATAAGCTCGGAAAGGAATTTATGCACGATGATCACGATACATTTTCTTAA
- the LOC108213001 gene encoding cellulose synthase-like protein H1, with the protein MAKQSSLPLFQRVSLRSDKSIALELLLLFLLFSLLTYHFFSIKQYGIPVLLAFLCESFFTYVWILVLNIKWNPIKYVQYPDRLLEQKNELPAVDIFVTTADDELESPIITMNTVLSSMAVDYPVEKLACYISDDNASPLLYYALVETSKFARVWLPFCKKYDISVRAPFRYFATTSGPSREESLEFQYEWKLVKDIYEMFCKKIEDAALAPSSDLPELNKKNHGSIVKIITAKGVPHMVYISREKPHHFKSGALNALTRVSGLMTNAPFILHVDCDMYVNNPQVILHAMCLFLGVENEEDCAYVQFEPGFCHNIKDDPFENHYDVLFKFFGHGTAGIQGPPYIGSNCFFKRKVIYGLSPDQKITTGELSDLNLQRKFGQSSMLKESVARVLSASTSASMSLKCTVSSFVKGTHHVAVCDYENGTCWGTEVGWKYGSQSEDILTGLGIHRKGWKSMYCATEPASFLRCAASTVPGTMIQSKRWATVPLEIFLSSMRPISDTLNGNLSLRQCLAYMWLLTWSLRSIPELVYSLLPAYCIISGSRFLPEVSELAILIPIEVFLVFNLCTLSEYLAIGLSTRAWWNHQQMARITSTSSWLFATLSVFPKLIGLSSSAFEVPTPTYDKDMKNKDPGKFTFSKSLIFLPGTTILLVNLTALGIGMSRFLTTSPQNNEAGIGELLCSLWIVLYYWVFLKGLFAKGKYGIPSSTIVKSGVLALLFIHFCK; encoded by the exons ATGGCAAAGCAGAGCTCTCTGCCACTCTTTCAAAGAGTTAGCCTCCGAAGCGACAAATCTATAGCACTAGAGCTTCTGCTCCTCTTCCTTCTCTTCTCGCTTCTCACTTATCACTTTTTCTCGATTAAGCAATACGGAATTCCTGTTCTCCTGGCCTTTCTGTGCGAGTCCTTCTTTACTTACGTGTGGATTCTCGTTCTCAATATCAAATGGAATCCGATCAAATACGTGCAATATCCTGATCGACTCTTAGAACA GAAAAATGAGCTACCAGCTGTGGATATTTTTGTTACAACTGCAGATGATGAGCTTGAATCGCCAATAATAACTATGAACACTGTGTTATCATCGATGGCAGTCGATTATCCTGTTGAGAAATTAGCATGCTATATATCTGATGACAACGCCTCGCCTTTACTGTATTACGCTCTTGTTGAAACTTCAAAATTCGCCAGGGTTTGGCTTCCTTTTTGTAAGAAATATGATATCAGTGTCAGGGCTCCATTTCGATATTTTGCTACTACCTCAGGGCCATCTCGAGAAGAGTCCTTGGAGTTTCAATATGAATGGAAATTGGTTAAG GATATTTATGAAATGTTTTGcaagaaaattgaagatgcGGCGCTTGCTCCTTCCAGTGATTTGCCAGAGTTGAACAAAAAGAATCATGGCTCGATAGTGAAG ATTATAACCGCGAAAGGTGTACCTCATATGGTGTACATCTCAAGAGAGAAGCCACATCATTTTAAATCTGGCGCTCTAAATGCTCTG ACAAGAGTATCAGGATTGATGACAAATGCACCATTTATACTACACGTAGACTGTGATATGTACGTGAACAATCCACAAGTTATTCTCCATGCTATGTGCTTGTTTCTTGGAGTTGAGAATGAAGAAGATTGCGCATATGTTCAATTCGAGCCAGGATTCTGTCACAACATAAAAGATGACCCTTTTGAAAATCACTATGATGTCTTGTTCAAA TTTTTCGGGCATGGAACAGCAGGAATCCAAGGACCACCGTACATTGGATCAAATTgttttttcaaaagaaaagtTATTTATGGTTTATCACCAGATCAAAAAATTACCACTG GTGAACTCAGTGATTTGAATTTGCAAAGAAAGTTTGGACAATCAAGTATGTTGAAGGAATCAGTTGCACGTGTTTTATCAGCATCCACATCAGCATCCATGTCGCTTAAATGTACAGTTTCGAGCTTTGTCAAAGGTACACACCATGTTGCAGTTTGTGACTATGAAAATGGTACCTGCTGGGGCACAGAG GTTGGATGGAAATATGgttctcagtcagaggatattCTAACCGGACTTGGAATCCATAGAAAGGGATGGAAATCTATGTATTGTGCGACTGAACCAGCATCCTTCCTAAGATGTGCTGCATCAACAGTACCTGGCACGATGATTCAATCGAAGAGATGGGCTACTGTGCCTCTTGAAATTTTCCTCAGTTCCATGAGGCCAATTTCAGATACCCTTAACGGAAACCTTTCATTAAGGCAATGCCTTGCCTACATGTGGCTTCTGACTTGGAGTTTAAGGTCAATTCCTGAGTTAGTCTACTCTCTTCTGCCTGCATATTGTATTATCAGCGGCTCACGTTTCTTGCCTGAG GTATCTGAGCTGGCTATTCTCATTCCTATCGAGGTTTTCTTGGTATTTAATTTATGCACATTGTCTGAGTACCTTGCAATTGGTTTATCTACTCGTGCATGGTGGAACCACCAACAAATGGCAAGGATAACTAGCACTTCGTCATGGCTGTTTGCAACTTTATCCGTTTTTCCAAAGCTCATAGGCTTATCTTCAAGTGCATTTGAAGTTCCAACCCCTACCTATGACAAAGATATGAAGAATAAAGATCCTGGAAAATTCACTTTCAGCAAGTCGCTAATCTTTCTACCCGGGACAACTATTTTGTTGGTTAACTTGACTGCTCTGGGGATTGGAATGTCGCGTTTCCTAACGACCTCTCCACAGAACAACGAAGCCGGGATAGGAGAGCTGCTATGTAGTTTATGGATAGTGTTATATTATTGGGTGTTCTTGAAGGGATTGTTTGCTAAAGGGAAGTACGGAATTCCATCATCTACAATTGTCAAGTCTGGAGTATTGGCATTACTGTTCATTCATTTCTGCAAATAG
- the LOC108213051 gene encoding derlin-1, with translation MSSPGEWYNSLPPISKAYGTLCLATTIAVQIGVLAPGFIALAYEYVFYRFQVWRLFTNFFFLGGFSINFGIRLLMLARYGVQLENGPFQRRTADFLWMMIFGALTLLALSAIPGFQSYFLGISLVFMLLYVWSREFPTGNINIYGLVTLKAFYLPWAMLAMDVIFGSPLVPDLLGILAGHLYYFLTVLHPLAGGKTMLQTPMWVHKIVARWRIGAPPTTRAEPDRSGSTAFRGRSYRVGG, from the exons ATGTCTTCCCCTGGCGA ATGGTATAACTCACTTCCACCTATAAGCAAAGCTTATGGGACATTGTGTTTAGCAACTACTATAGCAGTTCAGATTGGGGTCCTTGCTCCTGGTTTTATAGCATTGGCATATGAGTATGTATTTTACCGTTTTCAG GTATGGAGGCTTTTTACAAACTTCTTTTTCCTTGGCGGTTTTTCTATTAATTTTGGCATTCGACTTTTGATGCT AGCAAGATATGGAGTACAGTTGGAGAATGGGCCCTTTCAACGGCGCACTGCAGATTTCTTGTGGATGATGATATTCGGAGCATTGACATTACTG GCATTGTCTGCTATCCCCGGGTTCCAGTCCTACTTCTTGGGGATATCGCTGGTATTTATGCTTCTTTATGTGTGGAGTAGAGAATTTCCCACGGGCAACATTAACATATACGGGCTTGTAACACTAAAG GCTTTTTATTTACCTTGGGCAATGCTTGCGATGGATGTTATTTTTGGTTCACCACTTGTGCCTGATCTGCTGGGTATTCTTGCTGGACATTTGTACTACTTCTTGACTGTGTTGCATCCACTAGCTGGTGGAAAGACTATGCTGCAGACTCCGATGTGGGT ACATAAAATAGTTGCAAGATGGAGAATTGGAGCTCCCCCAACTACGCGTGCAGAGCCCGATAGAAGTGGCAGTACTGCATTTAGAGGAAGATCTTACCGAGTTGGAGGCTAA